aattctttaatcATTCTGGAAATATCAGAGAACAGAACTTTAATGCTTGTAGCCAGGTGTGTTCTGAATTTTATGAATAATTGTCTAAACAGCATTCCTGCAGCTTCTCCCCTTTAAGTTGTTTTATGATTTCATGGTATGCAGTGATTTGGACTtgattttaaaggtattttccaacctagttgattctgtgattctgtgcaatACAATATTGTGGTGCTGTGGTGCTTTCTCAGAGACAGTTACCTCTTGGCTTTTGAAGGGCATTAATGGGAAACAGGGAGGGGAACCTGGCCTTTTTACATTAACTGTTTGAATCCTTGCTACGCTTTGAAATAGAGACTGAATTGCTTTTTGAAGGGGTCATTTTATTCATTGACCTTAAAGTGTGCAGGATGATAGAGACTGTAATTTGGCTGCCTACCTCCATTAGGTGCTTAAAGATGGGTAGGACGAACGCAAGCTAAAGCATTCAAGAGAGAATAAACAGTCTTTCTGGAGAGCTTTTGAAATAAGTAGTGGCAGGTAAGTGAGGCAAGGCTGTCGTGTTCACTGAACATGATTTGCTGAGATTCTTGAAGAAGTCTTGAAAATTTGGGCATCAGTGTGAATCTTTTTGTATCTGatctagaaaaaaaagtttactgAATTCCAACCAGAAAAGTTTTGTTGCAGCTTCAAATGAGAGCCACAGTTTGTGAGTGTGATTTGGAAGAAAGTATCCAAGCAGTTAGGATACTGAAGTCTTGCTAATAGTTGATGCCATTTAGGCTTGTAGGCCAAGCCACAGAAGCAGCTAGACTTCTCCTTGCCATGGGCATTGGTAAGTGCTAGTTACCCAAACACATTTTGTGACCTTGCTAGCAGTTGCTTGAGGAGCCATAGACTCTTTTGCATTGTGAGTCACTATTGTCATAGTGAGCTCTTTGtacaggtttttttaatgctatatgGAAAAGGCATTATACTCAGTAACTTgcaaataaaagaggaaaattataGCTGAAGATGCTGACGGTTAGATAAAGGAAATCAGTGATAGAAAAACTGTGATACGGTGTTATTACTGTATTGCATATGGGTGTCAACTAATTTGCTTGGAGTGAAAGGCAGTGATGGAACAAAGTTTTGCGTTCAGAAGACTGGCAGAGGGATTCAAGTTCTGTGGCAGCTAGGAGCAAGGAAAGATGCTGTCTGACTCCCTGGTGTTTTGCAGGCAATGCAGTGGGTGAGATCAGGGCTGACAAGTACCATGCTGGAGGGAGGGTGCTAGGGCTTTTACTGTGGCTCACAGCCTACACGAATGCAGGTTTTGATATTTCCAGTGCTCTCTGTTTGGGTTATTTCAGGTTTGTATTTTCCCCCTTAATTCAAGAAGATACCATGTCACTGTGCCTTGGCTGGAATTTTTTTACACTCTGCTGAAAGCTTGTTTTAATGGCACAGCCTATCTGAATCTTCTGGCATTTATCATCAAAAATGCCAGCTGTTAGAATTTAATCTTTCTAGATTCTGTGTAAGCAACAACATTTTATTGACCTCTTTTGACACTATTTTCAACATAATCTTAAACCGTTTTCTTGAATCACTTTGGATCAGTCTTATTCTAAAACCAGTGGCACCTTTTTGTAACTTTAACTACTTTGTCTTCCCTGCATACTTCCCTAATAGTGcgtttttatttattctttttacagATAAATTTGCGCCTAATCTTGGTAAGTGGGAAAACAAAAGAGTTCCTATTTTCACCAAATGACTCTGCTGCAGATATTGCAAAACATGTGTATGACAACTGGCCGATGGGTGAGTAGCTCTGTGGCTTTGGCTTTTTAACTTGTGAGCTAGACGCTTCCCTGTATTGTCAGATTAAAGTGCCAGTAAGCTCATCTCTGTTTGCAACATTCAAATTAAGTATGTTTATTGTGTATCGGAGCACAGATTTCTATAGAAATGCAgttgctcttctttttccctgatTCTTCTGTTGGGGAGATTTTTAGATGTCAGGACTGTCTCCCACTTGATTTCTAAAATCTGCTTCCCCAAACTGCAGTACTTCTTTCCCTCTGTCTTCAGACACTTTTCTTGCATCGTCTTGTTAGAGGATCTAGTAAGTGTGAGTAAATGCTGGAGATATAAAACCTGTTATGTGAGGACAGCTAATATAAAACATGGCATGTCACAGGAGCGCATTAGTGCAGTTGAGACTGAATTACTTCTTCTGTACTGCCTTATCTTGGAAAAGATCTGTAATAACAGTATTcttccaggaaaacaaaaaacaaaccaaaaacaaatacaaaagaacattttaagaGACATTAAAAGACCGAGGGAAACTGAGGTTGTCTGTCTGAATATATTTGGTATTAAGAAGGAATACTGGCTTCAGAAAATGGAATTGAAAACTTAAGATGTGTATTCACATATGTGAGTAGTTCCACTGAAAACAGAGTGTTTCTGTTCTCCCCAGCTATGATTTCATGGGAAAATAGCCAAAACACAGACATAGCATTACATatgatgaaagaaaatgcttcttttggTACAGGACTTCATCTGGGTTACTGTTTCATGTTAAAAAAGACTACTGTTTACACAAACTAAAACATTGCAATATCTGTTTCTATGGTGCCTTTGTCAAAGATGCATGGTGGATGATAATTCCTGCCAAAAAGTTAGTGGTGATTATCCATATTTTATGCCTTAAATTGGTCTTTGAGGTCAGGAAGAACAGGGTTTCATTGGacttgtttgctgtttgttttgatagcattatgtatttaataaaatacGCAATGAAGGCGAAGGTTTTTAATCCTCTGAAATATTAGATATACATGTAAAACACTTCTACATTAGGAAATCCAGTTGATGCATCATaaaatcgtagaatggtttgggttggaagggaccttaaagcttatctagttccaaccccctggcatgggcagggacaccttccactagaccacattgctcaaagacccatccaacctggccttgaaatgCACATGCTTGAGATGAACAAAGATGTAGCATCTGTGTAGCTACTGAACATATTTTAATGTGTGCCTACAGCATAATTGTCATGATCAAGTGCTCTTTGTGTACTTTTATCTGAATTAGTAAAGGCAGAAAGGTTGTTATTCTTACTCAAGTTTATTCCTGAACATGTGGTCTCATGTTCCTAGTCTTGTGAAGAGCTTGAAGGTTGCAGATTCTGAGTTAAGAGGAAACCcagattttaaaatctcttttaaagaaaaagtagaaCTGGACATGGAAGCCTCAGTTCAAATAGCTGCTGCCCTGAGGGAGTTCTCTAAATCTTGGTGAATATTCAATTGCCTGTGTAAAGAAGAATAATGTCAAtttaaaagacaggaaaaaatctACTTCAAAATAGTGACTAGGTTTTCACAAACATCAGCTCAGTAGCTGTTTTCAGGCTGAGAGTGCTCTTTGCTACAGGCCTGAGAAATCTTGGTGAGGACCAAATTTTCCTTGAAATAGACATGATATGATTGGTTTTAGCACCGTTTGACTTCTCATGATCTTGTGAGGGAAAGAGATTATGAAATATTCTTGGTTACATGCTGGCAGGATTAAGGCAAACTTCTCTTTTGGCAAGACAGTTGTTAATTAAGACTCTCTTGACTTGTAATGGAAAATACCAGATTTATATTAATGTGTATCATCTGAGTAGATTACCTGTTCTCTTCCTGCCCTCCccattttcttctaaataatACTAACATTTTAATTGCACAGCAATTATCTGCTGAACTCAAAAAAAAGGCCTAGGTAAATAACTTTTCTTTGGTTCATTTAGTCATGAGTGGAAATGGAAACCTGAAATCATGTCAGGAAGAAGTGTTTCAAACTGCCAGCCAAGgagcaaaaattaaaaggatGGGTAAATTGGCAGTGAACCAGTGAGCAAATACCTGTGCCAAAATGTAGTCCATCTTCTGTTGGTTGCTGGTTTCTTTACAGCCATGATGTGGCAGAGTTCAGgctaaaaaagtaaaaataaataaataaatgggttttttttatatcttcCAAAAAGTCATTCACCCCAGTAGTGTGATAATTCAGCTCCTTAACATAGCCCACTTGACAGCATAGCAAAAAGGGCATGCGCTTGAACTGCAAGACAGTTGAATCAGACCCTGAGTGGAAATACTTGAAATTCAAATAGCTTTAGTTGCCTAATTTGATCTAATCTTATAAACCAGACACATGGCAGCACTCGGTgatgctgcagccactgctgttgataccagccctgctgccaccaTGTTCTGGGGCCACAATGGCTCCTGCTGCCCATCTCTGCCTGCTTGCTTTTTCACAACAGGTGCTTCTCCATACACTCCCTGCAGCcgtggtttttattttaaattcttccccttgtccccttttcagtttttctccttttgtggTGCCCGTTGCTGCTGCCTGTATGTTAATTGTATGTTCCCAGTGAACAGGTTGGTTTCTGTTGCTTGTCATGATCCCGTGCTGAATATTCATTTTGGCATATAAACGCTAcaaaagcagagagagagaacatTTGTGAACAGCTGTTGCCAGAGATCTGGTCAGCTAAGAAACAGAGGACACTGTATTCCCAGAGAACCCGTTTAAATTCAGCGTTTCAAGGTTTTATGATATTTGTTCTGAAAGCAAAGTGCTTCTTTATTTGGTGTTCACATTGTGACAGGGAACATTGAAAGATTAGGAAAAGATCATTTAAGCTTGTAAATTATTTATGGTAGCTTAAGCGTTATAGGAAATGCATTACAGGGAAATGCATGCTCTCTTTCCCGAGTCACTGTTTGCCACAGAAAAACACCCACAGATTATCCTTTGAGAAGTTCTTCACAGTGTCAGTCGGCATCAGCTCTGAGGGAGGCCTCTGTTCAGGCTCTCTGCAGTGACTGCTGGGGGATGCTTAGGTCACTGCCCCCTCTGGACATTTAACTGGTTGGAACTGGCCATTGCGGAACGCTGCTGAGCAGCCTGCTGAGCCAATTCAGGGCTGTCATCTCAGAATCCCGTTTCAAATGACCCATCACATGGGCTTTCAatctgtgtggctgcagagcagctccagtgttGGCTAGTGAGGAGGCGATGGCTTCTGAATGGGAAGAAATTAAAGGCAATTTTATCCAAGTGGATATTAAACCTCAGGAAGCAACTTGCATTTATGAACTATTTAGTGTAGGACTTGTGTATGCGCTAAGTATCTCATGCAATCTGTAGAGTTAGTAATATTTATACTTGTAGACATAAAATTATGCGTTTCAATGCCCAATGTCGAATAACAGTTTTCAGGAGCACTAGCCTTGAATTATCTTTCTGTATCTTCAGCCTGTGCTCTCTCTTCAGTGTTCCCTGCAGGAGTCCTATTCTTAGTTTTCTTCCTGGGTAAAGGTGAGAGAAATAACAAAAGGTGTTTTTATTACAATGTAACCGTGAaaattctctctctccttttcagaTTGGGAAGAAGAACAAGTCAGCAGTCCAAATATCTTGCGGCTTATTTATCAAGGGAGGTTTCTTCATGGCAATGTGACATTAGGaggtatgaaaataattttcattatgcATGTTACAGCCAGGCAAAGGTGGTATTTATTTACAGTGCAGTAAATGCCACTTTATTATTCAAGATCACAGTATGGCTTGCTATACaatatttttcctctgcatAGAGGAACATGTATCTTATTGTGTATTTTTCCATCTTGTTACTGCCAGTTGTTAAACTTCGGGGGGCACCACCTGCTAAGTCAAATTTCCTCTTGCATAAAGAAACAgtaatgctgcttttgtttcttctttctaaaaTGGAATATTTTGTTCCACCTCTCTTACACTGCACTTGTCGTGTAATGTCTGAAGTATCTAAACACTATGATAATTGGTTAAACAATACTTTAAATCTTAGTGCAGTGAAGGAAGACACTGTATGAATGAGAATGAGGGGAAGCATTCTTGCTGTCCAGTGCTCTCTCAGGGATACAATTGCATAGTTATGTGAAAACAGAAGTAAATGGCTCCACTTCATATGCTAAGGAAATGCAATTCAACTATGCCCCCTTGTGGCAAGCTTTACCCGTAATTATGTATAGTTGATGGGTATTTTTGGTGGAGATATGACATAAAGTTGTAACAATAATCTTTGTAGAGAAAAGTTGCCAGTGTGAATATCAACTATGTCAATGACTAAACAAAATGAGATTCTCTTCTTTGTGGCAGttgagaaataaattaatacttCCACTTTGTATGTTGAGGTTTTTCATGCATTTGGTACTTGAGTGCAatacagagaggagaaaagaataCAGAATGAAATTTCACCAATTCTGAAGTTAAGATGAACTTGGAAAGAATATTTCTGAACTGCTTATGGTGATCTTTCCATGAAGTGACTGGAATGATATAGTCATTGATTCGCTTTCTATTGTTACTGATGTTAGCTAGTGGTGTACGTTTAGAATAGATTTACTCTCCATATAAACCAGTTTTTAACACTGCTATATAGACAGACAAGATCAATGTCAACTCAGCTGTGAGAACTCTGAAATTTTTATTCACTCTTTAATTTGTATGTTTACCAGGTGCCAGCTAATAGCAGTTGGAGTAGGGCTGAAAGACAAATGTGTTAAGTCTTGGATCATCTCTGCCATTAGAGTTGCTCTTCTTACCCTACCTTTTCCAGGCAAGGAGATAGCTAAACGGGATTTTCTTTGCCATTCATCTCTCTCTAGGTGTTGCTCTTGACCACCAGTGCTTGTTCCCTTTGGTGACATTTGTCTAAATCTGAAAGAACCTTGAtcatttatttaatatatttaatacatTGTTTAATGAGTTAGGCTGAAAAATAACAGCTGCATGCTGTTGACTCTTGAGTTAACCCAGGTCTATGAATTCTGAACACTTGGGTTCAGGGCATTTTAGTTCATTGCTAATCATTCATGCATGCAATTTAATCACTATGGTTTTACCCTAAGGACCTTACATGTATATTACTGTTCTTCAAAGATTTTTTCGCTGCTATATTGTTCTAAGGAAAAACACCATCCCTAAAACACTGTCTTACTTCATTGCTAATGAAGTTATCTAGAGCCAGATTATGCATCTGAAAGGGAAAAGCGGCAGTTTATGAAGCAGCCTGAAAAGACTACTACTTCAGGTTGTGGTGTTCATTAGATGTAACCTGAAGTGAACTGGTTATCTTTGAAAGAGAAGGGGGGAGTGAAGGTGGGGCCGGATTTCTTGCTAAATACAATATTTAGTTTCTTTAGCTGTTATAATGCAGTTCATTAAGCTGTTCTAGCTGCAGCTCTCTGTAACTGAGTTAGAGCACTtagtgttttatttgctttaggTGATTAAAAAATATTGACCTGGATTTTGTACCTGCTGTGTACTGAACGTCAGGTTATCAATCACTGAAACAAAAGTTTCCAAGGAAACAGTTTGGTGTTTTCTTTAACGGGAGTCTGGTTTCGTTCACGTTTAAAAGTGACATTGTAATATTCCAGTTGTAATCTCACACATCTCTATCATCTCCTGAATTTGAGACTCCTAGATACAGAGaagcctcaaaaaaaaaaaaaaaaaaagaaaaattgataGGAAAAACTGGCTTTTGAGTGAAAAGTTTTAAGAAACCATCTCTTTTGCCAGCTCCTCTGAATGGGCTGTCACTACAAAAACAGTAGAGCGGATGGCATTGGAAGTGGTAAAGGAAAACAGACCCCCTTTGTAAAACTGCTTGTGCCACTCTTGCCTGCCATTCTTGAGCCACACTATTTCATTGTGTGCTGCCTGTGTGAAGGGCTGGGGAGGTAGCTAGTGAGATAGAGTCTGTTCAGCTTCCAACAGGAAATTTCATCCTTTGGCTAAATATTTGGTCTGTACTTTGCTTTCGAAATAATACTAATTAGGGAGGTTCTCAGTTTCTTGTTAGATAATGGTAATCAGTGACTTCTACTTCCTTATTtattggggaggggggaagggaagcCAACCCACCCTTGTGCCATACGCATACTAaaaggggggaagggggggagtaaATTCTGACGATAGAAAATCTGGAATAAAGGTGGAATTAAAGAGATGGGAAAGGAATTAAATAAAAGCTTAGTTTAGGTGAGAGAAAGGAGTGAGAGAATGAAGATAAGCAAGAAAAGGTTAGAGTGCTCAGGTTCTGTCACGGTGCTCTAAGCAAGAAGCTGGAAATTGCTAATAAGAACTTGAGTGAACTATGCGAACTACTGCTGAAATCAGTTAATCACAATATTAGTATACTTGTACTACTTTACTGTAAATAACTAACCTTCACAGCTCACTAATCAAGTCTCTTCATCTGTCGTGATATTGTGAGAGATGTCCCTAATGTGATTAGTTTGTaatattttgctctttctgtAATGGCTTCTTAAGCTGCTGATGTTACAGATCAATATTAAAAGGCAAGAtgcagatattttttattttggaaaatcttTGCCAGGGATCAAAGTATGTTGTAGGAAAATCTGTTTTGCAGTAGTGGTTCTGTGTTTTGATGTCTCAGGAGTAACAGTTTAGTGGCTGAATTAGATGCTTTTTTGCACCATATCAATAAAGAATGTTTATCACCTGAGTCTTGGTCTGAATGCTCACTTCTGCTtttactcacaagaggaaggcTAAGTTTCCTAACAGGGATATAATGTTTCTAAGAACACAGTGTTTTAAGTGATCATTATCAGGTTCCAAGACCTGATCTCTGAAATTTTTGCCAGAATTGCCTTTATATGTTTAGTAAGTAGTTCAAACCTCACAGTATGAACTTTTGAACAGATGCTTATCCAATTACAGCTAGGTTCAGTTGggtttttgaagaaaaaagactgTGTTAATAaatctccctttctccttctgcagcGTTAAAACTCCCTTTTGGCAAAACAACAGTGATGCATTTGGTGGCTAGAGAGACATTGCCAGAGCCAAACTCTCAAGGTAAGCTGTGCACTAGAGATATTGCTTACTCAAGTATATGGCAAAGCAGTCAGATATTTTACAGGTTTTTGGGGTATTTCATAGCAGAGAAAAGTCAAGTCCTTGTGGTCTTTTGTGAAGCAAGTAATGGAATGCTTTTGTACATGTTGTTTATGGAAAGCTGAGAATGTAACTTTCTGGTTTAGCATTATTCTAGAATGCAGAAATTTACTCAGACcttaacagcttttatttttattattaaaaactaCTCCTGAGTTATTTTTCACTTATGTATGCATGTCtagaataatatatttttactaAAAGTAATCAAAGGCAAACGTGTATCAAGCATCCTGACACACAAACCAACCAAATTGCTGTAGAAATGACATGTAAgcaaaactttcttctttctccacagGTCAAAGGAACCGTGAAAAAACTGGAGAAAGCAATTGCTGTGTAATTCTGTAAACCCTGTTAGCTTTATCTGCTAAGTGTGATGTAATATAGTCTTTGTCTTTCATGCTGCTGGAATAGAAGAGGCCCTACCTTGCTTCAGAGACCTGTAGGAAGAGCCTGTCTGTAAATCCATGGAACTGAAATATTACACGAACACTGTCTCATTAGtcgtttttgttttttaagagaaagatcTATGAACACTttcattgtttgttttcttttttaaattcctgctttttgtttgttgaaTAATCTTACAGTACATCAGTTCTTGAAAGAATTCAATCTTCAGAAAAGTTAAAGTGTTCTTTTCCATAGCAGGAATCATTTTGCTGCCACAAAAATCTCCATTAACTGGATCTAACCAGTCAAGCTTTCTAGATGCAATTTGCACTAAATATGGTTGACAGTATATTTCTCATCAACAATCTCTAACAAACAATATTGGAGACACCTAGTGATAACCCACAATGTATAATGCAACACTGGAAAGTAGTATAtctgtaattaaaacaaatctCACTTATGGCCAAATCAAAGGAAAAACTGTTAAGTCAATTCTAGCTAAGTCAACCTTGGTGGCCGAACTGGCACAGAATACTAACTAAAGCAAGTCTAACTCTATATATTTTCActgcaacaaacaaacaaaactatgTGCCTGTAATTTAAAAGCACTCTGTAGAGGGCTGATGAAACTGAGTTTTTCGTTACTGCGTGCACTCTGATCTAGTACATCAGTTGAGTGCTTATTCAGACAGCACAAACCAGTGCAGAGAGTGCATTTCCTAGCCTTAATATGGGAGGGGTAATTTCCTGTAGTTCATAGGCTTTTATTATTGTGCATAAATGTTAGAAAACATAATTTACTAATcaattttatgtatttgaatATTGGCAATTGGtgttttttcagtcattttctcATCTGTACCTTAGTGTCCAGTGTCATGCTTACTCATTAGAGACTTCAAAAGAATTATTAAAGtttgaaaaaagcaaaaagaaaaacctctgccATAGTactagttttgtttctttaagtaATCTGCATTTGGTATTGGTGCTTGCAATGGTATTAAAATCAGAAGCTGATTTTTGAAGGCATACATAATTAAAAAGGATGCcattcttttatttcatatcAATAATTTAAACGTTGATATGCTAAAGAAATTTGCACAGCACTAAAGCATGAGCTAGTTTCATCTTAAACCtgtaaaaacaataaaaataaataaaaataaaaaatataaaagattttatatttttttcactggGGAGGAATTTCTTCCTGCGTGAAATTACAAATATGTGtagaatatatttaataaaaatcttaTAAAATACATAACTATAGAAGTTAAATATAGATTGGCGTGTAGTATAATAGAACAATATTCCATATAAATAGCTTTagcctttaaaagaaa
This Lathamus discolor isolate bLatDis1 chromosome 4, bLatDis1.hap1, whole genome shotgun sequence DNA region includes the following protein-coding sequences:
- the UBL3 gene encoding ubiquitin-like protein 3 isoform X1, encoding MVHMYGKRAGETMINLRLILVSGKTKEFLFSPNDSAADIAKHVYDNWPMDWEEEQVSSPNILRLIYQGRFLHGNVTLGALKLPFGKTTVMHLVARETLPEPNSQGQRNREKTGESNCCVIL
- the UBL3 gene encoding ubiquitin-like protein 3 isoform X2, whose translation is MSSSVPADMINLRLILVSGKTKEFLFSPNDSAADIAKHVYDNWPMDWEEEQVSSPNILRLIYQGRFLHGNVTLGALKLPFGKTTVMHLVARETLPEPNSQGQRNREKTGESNCCVIL